Within the Gadus chalcogrammus isolate NIFS_2021 chromosome 15, NIFS_Gcha_1.0, whole genome shotgun sequence genome, the region GATCGCTGACCAAGACCAGCTCAAGAATATACCAAGAAATGCCACTGGACagtagtgtgtgtatattaatgtgtgtgtatactgtgtAAGCTGTAAGACGGATAAACTTCGATTAATTTAACTTAAACCTCCTAAATCTCCTTCCCTAGTGGCTGAGGAAGTCATTgctggagtctctctctctctctctctctccccctctctctctctctctctctctccctctccctccctccccctctctccccctccctttccctctctccctccctccctctctctctctccctcgaggAAGTAAATACTGGCCcgctccccactctctcccccgtctGCCTCTCTAGTGGCTGAGGAAGTCAATGCTGGCGCGCACTGTGCGCTGCGTGGCCACGTCCACCGCCATGGCGCGGATCTCCGTGTCCCCGAACTGCATGAGCGTCTGGATCTCCCGGCGGGCGGCGCCGCTCTCCGTGCCGCTCACGTCCAGCCGCAGCGTGCCGCACTTGCGCACGCCGGGCTCGCTGATGAAGGCGGCGTtctcgcgctccgagcagtacACGTGGATGACGATGACCTGCTGCGCGGGCCGCGCCGGCGTGTAGCTGCGCTTCACCAGCTCGCCCAGCGCCACCGACTGGTCGGCCACGATGAAGGTGTCCAGCACGTCCGTGCACCAGCGCGTGCCGTCCttcaccagcagcttctccgGCGGGTGCTTGCCCTCCACGAAGCGGTTGAGCACGCCCACGCCGTAGGTGAGCGGCGAGCGGCGCACCTTGATGATGCTGGGGTCCAGGCCGAACAGCACCGCCCCCTTCAGGATGGTCAGCCCCACGTCGTGCGGGATGATGATGCGGCTGCGGCCCTGCAGCATGACCTGCACCGCCTGTTGCAGCAGCGGGGACTCGGCGAAGCCCCCCACCAGGAAGAGGAACTTGATGTTGCTCACCTCGGGCCGCTCAAACAGCTCgtctgcaggggggagggggaggataaAGCTTTGAAATATTAAACATGCCATTTGGCTAAGAATGCATGGACGGCTATAAATAGAGAGGACCTCCATTTAATTGGAAGTAGGGATGTTCCTTGACTAATTTCCCTGACGGTTATCCTGACGTTCTGGGAACGACTAGTTGGCTCgtctaaaaaaagaaaatgcctAGAAATCGGTCGCAAttgagcattgtgtgtgtgtgcatgtgtgtgcgagagtgGGCGTGCGTCTGACTCACTGAGATGCTGGATGATGTGGTCGATGGTGGGCTTGAAGAGGGCGTTCATGGCGTCGGGGTTCATCCTCAACATGCCCTGGGAAGACCACTTCACAAAGTccacactgaggaggaggaggagaacaggtttgagtggaggaggaggaagaggagatggagaggaggaagataAAAATGtaagagagaagaagagcgaGTAGAGGAGAAGAAGCTTTAAGGATGATGCAATGACATCGTGATCTCCCTCTTCGACGATGGCGCCACTACCGCGACAACACCCAGATACGGACTAACACAGATAGTTGCTCACTTGCTCTTGCGAAGCGCGTGTTCGACGCTGTGCCCTCGGAACTTCTTGTAGTAGTCGATGAAGGAGAAGGGCAGGTTGATGTTCAGCGGGTTGGTCCGGTCCGGCGCCGCCGCACGCTTCCGGGACTCGAAGGCGATCATCAGGTCGACCCAGGCGGCCGGGCGCTTCACCTTGAACTGGTCCACGAAGTCCTGGCCGAAGATCTTGCAAAGCAGCTTCTCAAACTCATAGTCGATGCCGATGGAGCCGTACGGACCACCTGGGACCAGGGAAGAAAAATAAGTTGGGAACGATGGGTAAACCAAACCAGGACAGAAGTGATCTATACTGCAGATGTGATTGACTGATATTAATTAAAAGAGTTGAAAGGgaattgtttattttaaaagaaTGTTCTGGTACAATGGGGATTTGAAACGGCACATGACTACATACGTGTAGTTATCGTCATTGTTATCACAccgacaaaaaagaaaagcatatTAATTCCATTATCAATCCATTCTCTTGTGATTTGTTTGATCAGTGATTCCATGTGCTTGCAGTGCTCTGACTGTGATCAGACTGAGTGACGTCTCGGTGTAATGGGAACAGGTACCTGAGGCCTTGTAGAGCTCTTTCAGGTGCCCCTCTGGGAGGCGGATCTGGTGCACCGTCAGGTCAACGGTACCGCCCCCGCAGTCCACCACCACGTAGCgatcacctacacacacacacacacacacacacacacacacacacacacacacacacacacacacacacacacacacacacacacacacacacacacacacacacacacacacacacacacacaaaaagtgaaACACATCAAAAATGGTGTACATCTGGAAATACATTTCAACCTTAATCCTTTGTTAGTTTTTAACACTCCTATAGCAGCTAGCACCAGTCAACCAAAGCCTTGCCACCACATGGAGACCAGATGCTGAGAAGCTTCAGATGGATCGCTGGCTAGCGACCTACATCTGAgccagaaagatggagagagagggggacggagggaggggggcggtgtagaggaggaaaggaaactTTCCTCCTTCTGGTCTGCTACTTTAGGGTAAAGTTTGACATTGAATTTGTGTTTCATGATTATAATGAACGCATGCATTTCGTTTCTTCATGATATTTATTTTGATAAGCATATATCATTCATGCTGTGTCTCCATTTTGTTTGCATAATCGATATTAATATATCAACTCTTTTCGCATAACAAAAAGGATCTATAAACGGTATGTGTTGGATGATGGGCCCCAGTGTACTTTGTACATTGGGTTAACAAATCTTTGTTTTCCGGCTACGTTTGTTTTTATTGACCCTGGCTGGTCACAGGAGTCATCGACAACAGTCAACCAACATGCAaccgacaacaacaacacccccttctccatcatccaacatcaTCATTCACCTTCATGCACACTTTATAGCATGAAGCAAAGCATAGACAAGCATGGGAACAACCAGAGCGACAGAAGTTAACATGCAATGTCAAACAAAACGTGGGCAAACATTTGTAATGTGCAGAAGCAAAAAAGGGGAATAAAAGGAAGGCAAAGACTCTACCTTCCTCCAGCTCCGACCAAAGCTCTCCTATGACATTTTCCACCATAAATGTGCGGCTCTGCCGGTTGCGCCGACCATGCTCCTTCGCTGGttaatgagagacagagaggtccCCGTAAGTGAGGAGAAACAGAAAGCGTTTGTGAAGCCTTCGTTACATTACAATGGAGGGAAGCGGGCGGCTCAGCCAGACAACCAAAAACCACAACAGCTTGGGTTCTCCCTATTCACAGCTTTcatttgtattaataaatataaaaaagtcaGTCACAACAGCATTCAGATCCCTATCATTACACGGTCCCGGTGTGGTTAAACGTGTGCTAGTAACGAGGGAATGGAGGCTGCATGGAAGTTAGTTGGCATGGAAAATGGTTTAGACATACTTAACCCTTGGAAACGTTTTATAAGACAAACTCGTAAGTTGTGGTTGTGTAATTTGCCCTCATTCTCGTTATATTTGGTCAAAGCAGTTtcacataatttattgcagaaaAAGATCACTCTAGTACCAGAACAATGATTATGTTCGTAAATACATTCGACACTTGATCCTTATGGCCACCGTACCCTATTCTTCCATTGGTGACCTTCACTATCTGTGGTTACATTTAAAACCGCTGGATATGAAGCTAGGAAATATCGCATTGTTCCAGGATATGACGAAAACATCGGATTATTTCCACAACCAGTAAAGTGACCGGGTGTGAAGGGGCACATGGCCCACAGAGCACTTGGTAGGACAGAATTATGGGAAAGGTGAGGGGTGAAGTCCTGGTCATCACTGACTTGACAGCAGGAAGAAGCCTGTTGTTATAGGCTTGTCTACAGCGACAGATGCTGTTATGATCATTTCCTGTAACATGGTGGACCACAATATAAAGGTGGAAGCAAGTCATCCCAGTAAATATTACTACGCTCAGGCTAATGATGTTTAAATAGAATAACCAAACGCTCAAACCAAGAGTACAGCacatgacatgcaaatgcatgCTTCTGATTGGACTAATTGGTCTAAATTGACGCCAATTCCAATTGTAAAGCAACATAATCTGGCCTTAATTATAATAGATTTAACATAGAGAGTAATTGCTGATCTAACCATTTCATTTGAGTTGTGTCACAGCCAAAATATTACAAataacaaatgtactgttagATATCCTTGATAGAGGCTGCATGGTTTGGAATGACCAGGGGTCAGGTATTATTGGGATTCACAGAGGATGGGCGTGGGCTATATGGAAAGTTCAGCAGCTGGGCAGAACCAAGAGTTTTCCTGTTGAACTTCCACAGAGCAACAGAAGATTTAAATTTTTTTGAACTTCCTGGAACTCGGGTAGAGAAGCTTTGGCTCTTAGAAGCTCTAGATCTTATTACATGAATGAATGTCCTTCATTTGTATTTGTTGAGAAATATTGTGAAAATTAATGTATTCTTGGGATAATCTATCCAAAACTGAAAAATAAAGTTTTAGAGTGAATGTCTGATTTAGATATGTGGTTCATCTTCTTACATTTTGAATTCAAGCCTGAATATAAACAGTATGTCCCATAAATCTTCGAGTCCAACCAAACACCAGAAACAGtaaaatcattaaaataaaTTGAAACCGGATTAACTGACATTATCAGTAGTAGGACTTTCTACGTGTAACCTGTCATTTCATCATTGTTCATACAATCCAATGACTGATATAGAGAATAGAACTAGTAACAAAACACTGATGGCTGTCCTGGCATAGCAGCGTTTACGGGTACAAATCTGATCATGCTTCTATTAATAGAGACCATTGAGGCATGAGATGCATGGCTAACGTCAGATTCCAAAGAGGCTGGGAAATGACTAGTAAATATCAATATCATCGATTTAGGTCTCACCATGAGACCTAAATCGCATGCCATTTCACTACTAAAGGTTGTCAATTTTTACTCAGGGTCGGCACTATTTAAATAAAACAGTGCTCTGGACCCCAACCTGCCAAGTATACCATATATAAAGGGTACAATGTAAGAGTAACGCTTCATAAGCTCGTGCTGTGAAAAGAATAATCCACTATTTTCAGAAAACAGGTGTCAGAAAAGTTGGATGCTTGATGACAAATTAGGTTTATATTGCAGACTACAATGTTTTCAAAACAAGCAGATGAAGCAGCTCCCTAGACAAGCTAGATGTTTTCCCATTCAGTACCCTCATATTCTAAGGTATAGGCCAAGGATATTGACGagctattataataatataaattaacTAGTTAGCTATGGACACTATTCCACCAAGAAGCACCTTGTACCTTCCCCTAAACTCTACCATGCTACGAGTCTTCCACCCTATGGATTTAGAAGTAGACGTTCAGCCATGTGAACACAGAGAAAACATTCTAACGCCACAAACAAAAGAACTGTCGGGGCTGAACCCGCTCGTTATTGAACACAAGCCGTTGTGTAAAAGGGAATTTATTAAGATCTAAAAACAGGAATGATAGTATGACCTCCCATATGAAAGACAGACCATCTCCCTCAAATCAAT harbors:
- the LOC130405062 gene encoding heat shock 70 kDa protein 12A-like isoform X1 yields the protein MTEKESATENLISDAMATPSPAKSMGEPGITPLSPSHIQQEDTDQVPSGPSFVVVVAIDFGTTSSGYAYAFTKEPECIHTMRRWEGGDPGVSNQKTPTTILLTPDRKFHSFGYAARDFYHDLDPSESKQWLYLEKFKMKLHTTANLSTETDIQAANGKRVKALDIFAYALAFFKEQALKELSDQTGGDFDNNDVRWVITVPAIWKMPAKQFMREAAYKSGLVTRDNPEQLIIALEPEAASIYCRKLRLHQMIDLGTRTTQNGHSPTDNVGGQMTPAKEHGRRNRQSRTFMVENVIGELWSELEEGDRYVVVDCGGGTVDLTVHQIRLPEGHLKELYKASGGPYGSIGIDYEFEKLLCKIFGQDFVDQFKVKRPAAWVDLMIAFESRKRAAAPDRTNPLNINLPFSFIDYYKKFRGHSVEHALRKSNVDFVKWSSQGMLRMNPDAMNALFKPTIDHIIQHLNELFERPEVSNIKFLFLVGGFAESPLLQQAVQVMLQGRSRIIIPHDVGLTILKGAVLFGLDPSIIKVRRSPLTYGVGVLNRFVEGKHPPEKLLVKDGTRWCTDVLDTFIVADQSVALGELVKRSYTPARPAQQVIVIHVYCSERENAAFISEPGVRKCGTLRLDVSGTESGAARREIQTLMQFGDTEIRAMAVDVATQRTVRASIDFLSH
- the LOC130405062 gene encoding heat shock 70 kDa protein 12A-like isoform X2, with protein sequence MTEKESATENLISDAMATPSPAKSMGEPGITPLSPSHIQQEDTDQVPSGPSFVVVVAIDFGTTSSGYAYAFTKEPECIHTMRRWEGGDPGVSNQKTPTTILLTPDRKFHSFGYAARDFYHDLDPSESKQWLYLEKFKMKLHTTANLSTETDIQAANGKRVKALDIFAYALAFFKEQALKELSDQTGGDFDNNDVRWVITVPAIWKMPAKQFMREAAYKSGLVTRDNPEQLIIALEPEAASIYCRKLRLHQMIDLGTRTTQNGHSPTDNVGGQMTPGDRYVVVDCGGGTVDLTVHQIRLPEGHLKELYKASGGPYGSIGIDYEFEKLLCKIFGQDFVDQFKVKRPAAWVDLMIAFESRKRAAAPDRTNPLNINLPFSFIDYYKKFRGHSVEHALRKSNVDFVKWSSQGMLRMNPDAMNALFKPTIDHIIQHLNELFERPEVSNIKFLFLVGGFAESPLLQQAVQVMLQGRSRIIIPHDVGLTILKGAVLFGLDPSIIKVRRSPLTYGVGVLNRFVEGKHPPEKLLVKDGTRWCTDVLDTFIVADQSVALGELVKRSYTPARPAQQVIVIHVYCSERENAAFISEPGVRKCGTLRLDVSGTESGAARREIQTLMQFGDTEIRAMAVDVATQRTVRASIDFLSH